The nucleotide window AAACTGCATCGAGCCCGCGCCGCCGAACACAGCCAGTTGCACGATGCCCAGCCACATCGGCCAGCCCGGCCCGAACAGCGCGAAACTGGCAATCGAGCCGCCCACCACGGCCGTGTTGACCATCAGGAAGCGCGTGTAGCCGTAGCGCTTGACCAGCGGCGTGACCATCCGTTTGACGACAATTCCGGCGAGCGCCATGGGCAACATCGTGAGGCCCGAGATGAGCGGGCTGTAGCCCATGCCGACCTGCAATAACAGCGGCATCAAAAACGGCACGGCGCTGCTGCCGATCCGTGCGACCAGATTGCCGAGCAGCCCCAGACTGAAGCTACGTGTCTCGAAGAGTTCCAGCGGAAACAGCGGCGCGGCACTACGGCGCGCGTAGGGCCAGTAGCCGACGGTCGTCGCCACGCACAGCAGCGCCAAGGCCACAGACGGCGCCCAGCCAGCTTGTGGAAACGGATGATCGAGCGCCAGCGTGAACGACACCATGGCCACCGACAGCATGGCGAAGCCAATCCAGTCGAAGCCGGTCTCGATGACATCTTCCTTGGCAGGTCGTGGCAGATAGCGCCGCACTGCCAGACTGCCGATGACGCCGATGGGCACGTTGATCAGGAAGATCCAGTGCCACGACGACACCTCGACCAGCCAGCCGCCCAGCACCGGCCCCATCATCGGGCCGACCTGTCCGGCAATCGACACAAACGCCAGCGCGGCGAGATATTGCTCGGCGGGAAAGGTGCGCAGCACGGCGAGCCGGCCGATCGGCAGCAGCATCGAGCCGCCTGCGCCTTGCAGCACGCGCGCGACAACCAACTGCGGCAGCGTGTGCGCCATGGCGCAGCAGATCGAGCCCAATACGAAGAGAAGAATCGCCACGAAGTACACGCGGCGTGTGCCGAAGCGGTCAGCAAGCCAGCCCGACGCGGGCGTGAGCATGGCCATCGTGAGGGAATAGGCGACCACCACAGGCTGCATGCGCAGCGGGTTCTCGCCGAGGCTGGCGGCCATGGCCGGCAGCGCCGTGTTGACGATGGTGCCGTCGAGCGCCTGCATGAAAAAGCCCGCCGCTACGATCCACAACAGGGCGGTGAGTGACTTGTCTTGCTTCATGCGGCGAGGGGAGAAGGCTGGGACGGCACGCGCGAAGGCCGTGCCGTCTCAAGAATTAAGCGAAAGCCGAATTCTATCGCGCCAAATCTCCCGGGGACAGGGGAAAAGACGGGGGGAAAGGACGGGGGAAGTCTGTCAGGCCGTGGTGTTCACGCGCGTGCCGGTGGTCTTGCTCGGGTCCATCAACGTCTGGATCTGTGCGCGAATCGTCATCGCCTGTGCCGACAGCGTCTGCACTTCCGCCATCTTTTCTTCCGGCGGGATCGAGTCGTTGTTGCGCACGGCTTCGAGTTGCGCCATCACCTTGGCCAGCATGTCCTTGAGCTTCTGGATGGTCTGCTCGACGATGCCGTTGGCGGCAGGGCCAGCGTTGCCCGCACCACCCGCCGCGCCTGCCCCACCGGCCGCTGCGCCGCCGATCGCCTTCGCGGCATCGCTGGCGTCGCGCACGGACTTCACCATATCGGCGTCGATCTTGCGCGAACTCGTACCGTTATTGTTGGCGTCAGGCGTGGTGGTGGACGCCACCGGCGCCATCGTCGTGCTGCCGTCGGCGGGCTTTGCCGCCTTGTCAGACGTGCTGGAAGTATTGGCCGTGGCAGCCGTCCCGGCCTTCTGACCGGCGACGTTTCCGCCCCCCGCCGCCTGCGCCTTTTCGGCCTGTTGCGACTGGATGTGGGCTTGCCAGACGTCGAGCAGGCTGGAAGTCGAGCTGTTCTTGACCGCGATGATAGTCATGGAGAGGGGGGCACTCCGCAAGGAAAAATGGTAAGGATTCGAAAGTTATTACGGCATCCTTTACGAATACCTTTAGCGATTCGTTATTCCCCTGTGAGATTTCGCAGTGCGCGCCGAAATCCACCTGCATGCTGCCTGCATGCCCCCTACATGACACGGGCCCGTGCGAACACGGGCCCGGCAACGGTAAAGCCAGAGGTTCGATCAGGCGCGAACCGCCCGATACCCCACATGCTCGTAATGCGCCTCGTCGTCGGCGTCCTCGGCATCGTTATCGGCCCGGTCGTCATCGGTGAGCGCTTCGAGCCGAATCGCAGCATGTACCAGCGCGATATGCGAAAAAGCCTGCGGGAAGTTGCCGACCTGACGCTTGTGGTGCGTGTCGTACTCCTCAGCAAGCAACCCGACGTCATTGCGCAAGGACAGCAATCGTTCGAACAGCTTGCGCGCGTCACCCTGACGGCCCAGCATCACCAGACAATCGACCATCCAGAAGCTGCACGCGAGAAACGCGCCCTCGCCCGCCGGCAAGCCGTCGTCAACGCGGCTGGTGCGGTAGCGCTGCACCAACCCGTCGCGCATCAACTCGCGCTCCACCGCCTCGACCGTCCCGATGACACGTGGGTCGTCCGGCGGCAGAAACCCCACCAACGGAATCATCAGGGCACTGGCGTCCATCTCGTCGGAGCCATACGCCTGCATGAAGGCGTTGCGCGTCTTGTCGAAGCCATGCGTGCAGACG belongs to Pandoraea norimbergensis and includes:
- the mdtD gene encoding multidrug transporter subunit MdtD codes for the protein MKQDKSLTALLWIVAAGFFMQALDGTIVNTALPAMAASLGENPLRMQPVVVAYSLTMAMLTPASGWLADRFGTRRVYFVAILLFVLGSICCAMAHTLPQLVVARVLQGAGGSMLLPIGRLAVLRTFPAEQYLAALAFVSIAGQVGPMMGPVLGGWLVEVSSWHWIFLINVPIGVIGSLAVRRYLPRPAKEDVIETGFDWIGFAMLSVAMVSFTLALDHPFPQAGWAPSVALALLCVATTVGYWPYARRSAAPLFPLELFETRSFSLGLLGNLVARIGSSAVPFLMPLLLQVGMGYSPLISGLTMLPMALAGIVVKRMVTPLVKRYGYTRFLMVNTAVVGGSIASFALFGPGWPMWLGIVQLAVFGGAGSMQFAAMNSVTLKDLGARRASAGNGLFSMAQMLALGLGVTIGGQLLALFGHLAGEAGELGVGGTVAGFRMTFVCVGLITLASALVFRRVEEQRPAVAGVAGQ
- a CDS encoding FlxA-like family protein; the encoded protein is MTIIAVKNSSTSSLLDVWQAHIQSQQAEKAQAAGGGNVAGQKAGTAATANTSSTSDKAAKPADGSTTMAPVASTTTPDANNNGTSSRKIDADMVKSVRDASDAAKAIGGAAAGGAGAAGGAGNAGPAANGIVEQTIQKLKDMLAKVMAQLEAVRNNDSIPPEEKMAEVQTLSAQAMTIRAQIQTLMDPSKTTGTRVNTTA